agtcaaCGTGATCCGTGCCGTTTTATATTTACATTATTCCACGTATTGTTTTATCGGctcatgcgaatattgtttgtgaacacgtggatgccttcgtaatttatgtgttcacaatctggcgctagaaacagggactctgtcccggtaaaagatttatctttcctGTGATTTTACCCTCTCTTAGACACTCAACGCTATTCCATGTGAAATAGTGTCTTGAATGTCTCCATCGCTTTGTCATGTTTCTTCTCAAAAACATTATCTTTTTTATAACAAAAGCTCATCAGATCTGATTTTCCCTCAGATCAGACTTAGATTTTGAACCATTTTAAAACCAAACCACCAATATCTATTCTTTTCAAATTTATGCTAAGTACTTTTCAAACTGCGCTTTAGATCtgttagcttcggatttatgatctTTGGATCTAACCTTTATTTTGAAAAGATTCCCGTTGAAACCTGAAAGCATTCGAAAGGATTATCTTCGGGCTCATTCATAAGTGCTTTCTTTGTATTTAACCCGATTGATTTGAAAATATTTCCCCCCAAGATGATCCTGCTACGGATCTCTGCTTTCATCGGATTTCTAAGTTTTCGTAGTCCCTTTAACTTTGATCAATTAAATAAAACTTTTGAATAATCGCATGTAGAACCATTCTTCTAACGATGCCAACAACTTTCAAAATGGACCTGGGGCATTTAAGAAATCCAATACCCCTGAAGAGGGGAATAATAGCTGaattctctattttaaccttCAGCGTCTCGAATCCATGAGTAGATCTGCGTTTTTAAAGTATTTGGATCTCTCCAGATCTTCATTTTAGTTCTCGATCTTTTGGAAATTTTTGATCGAGTTACGCTTTTGGGCCTGCACGCTTGATTAGCTTTACTAACAGGATCCACGTGGATATCGGATTCTCGATGATGTTTTACCTGTGCAGGCAAGGAAAGCAAAGATGGAAAGCACGAAGGATGCAGGAAAGGCTAAGGAATCAtccaaagaaacacccaggacaacacCAGTCATGACACGCAACAAGCAAAAGGGTGAAAAAAACGAAAACGACAAACCAAAAGCCAGacgctgcggaaatcacctcccTATCAAATACCAATAATGTAGCAGAAGCGGCTCTCAAAGTAGCAGCAACAAAAGCCCATGCAGCAAGAGCTGAAACAGCAAAAGCCGAGGCAGCAAGATCAGCGGTAGCAAGAGAAGATGCAGCTAAAGCCGAGGCAGTAAAAGCCGCAGCAGCTGCCAGCATCCTTGAGCAACGGGAAGGAGTTGCAGAATCATCAATACCGCAGCCAGTCTTCGGGATGCCGCCAACAAATGAGCAGAATCAAACTCTGCCAATAACCCAACCATTGCTGACAAGAAACCAGACCCTACCCCCACACGTGGAATTATAGATAGTGAACACCGAGCCCCCCATCCCTCTAATCCAAACGGTTGATGAAGATCATACCATGGCCCTTGGGGGGCAGGGACAACTCGGCACCCCAAAAAAAGGATCAAATCATCCCCCCTGTTGATGACAGATCTTGAGGAGATAAAGAAGAACCAAAGGGTGTACGCAGAAGCAGTGGCATTGTTGGCCTGAGAAAACCAAGAACTCAGAGATAAGATCGCCCAAAGATTGGGAGCAACTCACTAGCACAACGAAGCCTTGTGCGAAGCCAACTCTAAAGCACCTGAGCTAATTCCTGACCGAATAATGTCCGTGACAAATGCAGCAAATCCCGAACCATTAAACTGAAGGCCAACCAGAGGAAACAGATCCAACGATCCAAATTATGTCCCAGAAGACTCGGACTATTTCGACAGCGAAGATCAAagaccaaggcaaaacccaaccAACGATGATCACCATCGTGCAATGGAGGAACTTCGTGCCGAAATGATGGCGGAAATCAAGCAACTAAAAGCTAGGAAAGTTGGGGGAAGACTAGAAGAGGTGATGAGAGAAGCAAGCACCACACCACTGACCCCACGTTTGGCTAAAGCTTTGATTCCTCAGAAGTGCCCTGTTCCAACATTCGAATGTTACGACGAGTCCAGCGATCTTGCAGCGCACCTTCGTTATTACAATCGTATCTTAGCACGATGGGAGCAGGACGATACagtcctctgtaggtatttttCTTCAGGTCTAAAGGGATCAACACTATCTTGGTTCGATAACCTGCCTCCCAACTCCATCAATTCCTACGTCCAGCTCACGGAGAAGTTCTTAGAAACTTATATGTACAACAAGGCAGTCAACGTAAGAATAGATAAGCTCTTCTTGCTGGCAACCGCTTACAAAGAGACAATCAGGGAGTATACCGACAGATGGCACATAATTTGTCAAGCCATAGGAAATGTAGATCCAGTGGTCAACATCAACTGTTACAAGTGGGTACTGGATAAGATGAGCCCGTTATTTGTGGAGATCCATGGAAGTGtccctaagacagaaggagacctTCGAGTAATCATTGAAAAGCACGCAAGGCTAGAAGAGATCCAGCGGGAAAATCCTAGGGCCCAAGCTCAAAGATCTCATCGAACTAACTTTGTAGAACAAGCCAGCGGATCAAAGAGGGGCGGTTCAGCTGAACGTCCTATTGATGATAAAAGAGGACGAAGGGATGACCGTCGGTGTGACGATCGGAAAATCGAAGATCAAGTCTTCACGAAGCTGAACATAAACTACACCCGCATTTTGAGGGAGATCAAAGGCAGAGAAAACCTTGAGTGACCGTGGTCCAAAGGCAAGCAGCCTCCTAGGTCTGAAAACTCAAGAGATTACTgcgaatatcactgtttcaatggtcaccagaccgagaagtgcaagaatctcaagataatgatccaaaagttgattgaCGCAGATGACTTCAAGCAGTACATATAGAAGGTAGATAACGAAGATAGGACCAAGCGAAGCAAGCAAGTTCAACTGCCAGAGGGAAACCGAACACTCAACACCATCTCATGTTCCGAAGCTTCAGGACCCTCGCTAACAGCACAGATAGGGAAAAGGTTAAGGAAACAATTCGAAGACTACTGTGAATTATACAAAATCGATGGGGTGGAAGTGGACGAGCATGATCAATGGATGAACGCGCCCATGACCTTCGATGCAGAATACATtgaggaagatatggaagatcataacgacCCCATGGTCCTTACCTTACTAGTGGCAGGGTGCAATATCAAGAAGATCCTCATTGATGTAGGGATTTCAATTAATGTTCTATTCTACGACATATTCAAACGAATGGAGCTTAACGATGAACAACTGATGTCTTCGTATtataccatctacggattcaacggggCACCTACAAAGCCGTTAGGAGACACCGTTTTGCAAGTGGATGCAGGACCAATGAAAGTAGATACTCGATTCAGTGTAGTAGACGCTCCTTCCCCCTATAAAGCCATCATTGGCCGAAGATGGgtgcacaagctcaaaggagtagcaGCGACCTATCATCAGTATCTTAGATTTCCAACacccgaaggggtaatggaaataAAGGGAGATCAGGTCACCGCTCGGGAATGCCAAGCTATGCAAAACCagctcaacaacgaacaagatgaGCAGCGGAAATCTCGTAGAGCCCGAAACAAAGAGGCCGcgaaagagaaggaaattgatCTTTATCTTGAAGAAGAGTCTGGAAGGAGCCTGACGAAGGATAGTATCGTTCTAAACACTGAGGCAAGTACTTCGACAACTAAGGAAGCtgaagagcctaccaaatagcaattaaagaatgtccCTCTCCTAGGGGAACCAAAGCATACGTTCACACCTGTAGAACCCGTGAAGGAGATCAATATAGGGATCGAAGAAAAACTGAAGATGATCAAGATATGGACTctaatggatgaagaaagagagacTGCTCTAATCAAATTACTCATGGAGTACGCAGATGTCTTCGCGTGGAAGTTAGGGGATATACCAGGGATTGATCCGAAGATAATACAACACGAACTTCGTATAAATCCAGGCACACCCCCTTCAAACAAAAACTACGAAAGGTAGCACCAAAGTACCACCAGGGAATTGAGAAAGAGCTTCGCAAATTGTTAGAGGCAGGATTCATCAAGgaggtcaaataccctacatggatatcGAACATGGTCATAGTACCAAAAAAGAATGGGGGAGTAAGGATAtgtatcgacttcaccaacctcaataaagcATGTCCGAAGGATAGCTACCTGCTCCCAAGCATAAATCAAATGGTGAAAGCcgtcgaaggatacgaagaactgtcatttttggatggatattctggctacaaccaagtagcccttgctaaagaatatcaacaacacacgacattctacaccccgcacgacctctattgttatacaaggatgcccTTAGGACTTAGAAATGCAGGGGAAACAAAGCATAGAATggttgatgctatcttcaagccttgGATCGGGAACACCCTAgaagtctatgttgatgatatgcttgtcaaaagtaagctgcgcaaggaCCACCATAAGAATTTGAGGGACGTctttgaagcaatgaggaaacacatcatgaaagtaaacccagaaaaatgTACATTCAGCGTTACCTCAGgcaagttcctcggatatttagtaacgaagaggggcatcgaagtagATCCATCCAGGATACAAACTATCCTGgagatgccatctccgaagaacctGAAAGAAGTCCAAAAGCTTAACGGATACCTAACATCTTTGGTCAGGTTCATCGCTAGGTCATCgtacaaatgcaaacatttcttcaacatcctcaaaaagggaagcaagtttgaatggaccacagaatgcgaagaagctttCCAGAATATCAAAGAATATATGGCAACATTCCAATCCTGCAAAAACCTGATCCCGATGAGGTTCCGACCctttacatagcagcaacagaggatGCGGTCAGCGCAATGTTGGTCAAAACAAACACGAAGGTAGAGCAGCCAATCtactacgtcagcaagacactcaatgcGGCAGAAAGAAATTATACGAAGATCGAACAGCTCATCTTGGCGCTAGTATGGGCCACCCAAAAGTTGAGGACTTATTTTTTGACTCACTATATTCGTATTCcgtgcaaagcaccactggaggCTGTTCTCAAGAGCGCTGGGAAGGTAGGAAggatagccaagtggaacactcaCCTGGACCAGTTCAACATTATCCATGAAATCCAACACTCCCAAAAATCAAAAGTCTTGGCAGATTTCCTTGCAGATctacccctggacaacgacgaggaAGTAAGGGGCATACCAGAAGCAGACGAAGGCAAATACCCAATTGACATCCTCGAACCCTCAAGCCAAAGGCGATTGGAGGTCTTCGTAGACGGATCAAGGAATAGagaagtgtagatggggaaaaatgatttgctggtttttaaggaattgaggagacgaccgtatggactagactcctcgaaccgactgaaatgttaaacctcacacagatgcaccccTGCAAAGGGGatgatttagattcgagagatcaatctgtagtactccggcctaaatcaagacaatgaccattccggagtaaattcggtcacaagagaggatgggttgatctgtaggagggaagttaggaaatgtgtggaattaatggtaatcaaagattgtgggtgtgtaaattctgaatatgataagctctgaatgattgaaattgctcaattgattgtagttgctcaattgatgagttgatgatctcgtgttgtcgatgagacgtgagattgatgatactgttgatgccgatgattcaatcatgattcagagacttatttatattgctggaattgtagacaccatgattccatgaagtgtgacagttgatggaatcaaggagtggggaagtggagatcgtgtttgaaaccagttgctcaacgtgtggatacttggtcgattttacacccactacctcgtgaatcccttcaactgattgcacgactttctcacattccatcgtgtgtttgaacacacgaaactgaggaaaacaccatgagatgatgaaaaataattataaaataaggaatgaggaagcgtgggaccgccgtggtcaaggcatggttggccattcgtgaccacggtcccgtggtgccttttccttaattttataatactttgatgattttatgaaaaattcatgaattttgagaaatttgatgaatttagggagtttccatgaattgaaggagttttcatgagttcagggaagcaaaaaaatattaaaataataaaacaagggcgtgtgggaccatggaggcatggccggccggctatggatcggtcccacgagtttttcataattttttaatattttttaggtattttttaggtattttagggaatttttcctaatttgagagaaataccatgaaatcaaggaatttgatgaattcaagaaaaactaataataaaataataaaacaataaaacaaaggggcgtgtgggaccggctagggcatggccggccggccaaggcccggtcctacaagttttcataatttattttattttattattattatttgatgatttgtgaaaaataccatgaaatcaaggagttttttcatgaaattagagaaataataataaaaataataaaataataaggaaccatggggtgtggggccggttgggaccaaggcatggccggttggccaatggtcacgtctcacactcctttccttaattttttataattttttatggatttatggaagtaccatgaaaccgaggagtttcctcgagacgaaagagatttgataaaatgagagaattttcatcaaatcatggaaaataataaaaatgcattaaaaaatataaaactggcgtgggattgaccacgacacggttggtcggtcggtcgtgtgtccgtgctcccagcaccctggtcaatatttttaattatttattattttcttctctattttgcataggttcatcgtttcgttgtatttttgaaatacttgttcgtgcggtgactgttagtatatcgtcgttgaatacaccttcaccatttgaatcggcgcttacttagaggtagctcagacgcctggttgttgattatttattactaattgtggaattcggtggagaataattcacaaaactgagcaataagatgtttattattaattcataagatcagctgaggattcgactacgaattcagaataataaagtgagcattaccattccatgggatcgtagattcgaccatagaatccaagtaattaagatttatctattaccatttattagaccagttgtggattcgatcatgaaatcggagtaattagataatatagttattgctattctatgagattaagctgtggattcgatcatagaatcagaacaattgttattgccattccatgggaccagtcgtgaattcgaccatggaataggagcaataatagattattctgggaattcagtagtgaatgtcacggcagaattaatcttaattaggaataattaactttgtggctctatactagcagagcaagctgtctaggagcattaattaaccctatatgagcttgtcggtaagtcatatcctttatatagtcagggtaaacttgttgtttgttcctgaagacattatcgctctatactagcagagcaagctgtctaggagccgtccatctcgtgatactatatagaaataatcactgaaagtattcagtattcatgagatatgttgttgtccagtcgtgagactacatatctacatgtactctgagagaaagtactctccattgagaatttgatgagagacccatgtctcgatactcacgtctgattgctgaatcaaagcttcgtataattattagtttacgaatttaacctttgtcaaaaatccaccatctacattaagtcccctgcttactgaggaaagttgtgttcctcaatcagcattaaatggtgattttccggccataaataataataccagtaaatgaacttagtcgtaagttgagacattaccggatttagagagcatgagcaaaccacgacttgatgaaggcttcaatgtcatgattggagcgtcgtttgatgagcataaatttgtgttgaaccgctggtttggacgacgagtccgtggtcggttaggattcgcgggtcgggcccaattaggaaatccttagaaaattaggttttggaaataaaattgatataaaagggattaatacctctttttttttattcctccCTCACACGACCAACACCTTgatcaaatcttcatcttcatcacgccaACAGCAGGAAGTCGCCGGGTTCCAGCGCCGCCGCCAGCCAATTTCCGGCCGAACTTtccaggtgcgtttttttttttttctgatgtttatgatccccatgagttgttcatgctttgatcatgatgaagttatatacatgtgtgtatattagtgtgagttttatgaaaaaccctcgttttttgaaaacgtatgttcgttcgatcgttagttttgaaagataactataatccctgatttaggagatatttttatttttaatatgaaGCTAGGTCCAGTGatgaaacttagtgtatgagctttcatgtgtaccaaggttctatcataaaagaagtgaattttcatgaaattggcataatccttcgttttaaagacaaataatgatgacgcgaaggaaaatatgtatgatgaacttgtgtccagtgataaaatttttcttatgagctttcatgtaaatacaaaactttatcatatgtatgagatgtgagctttcacaatatttttggaataaaccttcgttttaaagacaaataacgatgatacgaaggaaatatatttttttttatatatgcagccgtgacatatattgtgtaaaatatgatggtatattttatttgcatgaatttgttttcattagataaaattcttgagaatttatgaaagcaatgttgcattaattgctattttcgaaaaatcagaagtgtgttttgaggaacctttgaagatagacaatatatttatgatgaaatattttattgttgtaaacttcataggtcagttgtgtgaatgttcatattatgaaaattgtgtccgtgattttatgaaaaatcagtttcgaaattaataaaatttcgttcgatttttgcagttttcgaagagacggaCGATTTTGAgttgttaactctagcattactatcactattgttagtggaagtataaaaggtaagagttaagagttaccatatTTTGCTGATGTTGTTTtttttacatagtagtaatctttgatcttccggtttcagaaaatgtcgaccaacaataacaacaattacgattactggtattcctcttcttccaatGGCTCTTCAGATGAGGATTCCAACGGTCCTGTAGATAAaacaaaggctagggttacccaagaaggggcgaagcctaatgttcctttgggtgagcgaagagtctcttttactgaacttgaaaagaaaagatctgaagacaaaaaggaggatgcccgtcatcgtgaaaaagatcgcacccggcgtaagagacagagggttgagaagaagcgtcaattcttggatggggtgccttctgattctgatgccgATGCTTCCGAAGGAGaaatcacatgggaaccatccgagcgttacgttaagcctgatcgatatgaaaaagagcatcggaggacgatgaataaaattgaagctgaagctgcaacagaagataattcggattcagatgatgatgttatcttccatccaccggacttcaccaataatcctgacagtgactctgaagaagatgattccgagaaggacaatgacgatgaagctgacaattcggatgagtccgacgagtagttttacttccatcttcttgtagatggtagagcattccatttttagtcttcatagtggatatatttcttttgactgtttaaacgtctttacttcaattagactttccttctgaatgatgaacattttgttaacgttgatttcttctaatccatgacatggaccaatgttcatatatccaaattcactATGATTTGTCAATTTTCATGATAAGTAACATAACACAACTAAGAATTCATGACGtatacaaggccgcgtggcctatcctttgactcgtgatgttcagtccccagtgtgttattttccttcgcgtctttggtatcgatctttgaagcctagggtttcagtgaaactcttAACTGACTTGACTATATTACTATcacctgatatatatatcttcaagactccaaatctatgatccacgcaaatatttcttccattcctgagtcagtttcatcgtgcagagaagttttgatccaaccctcttgccgtcatgtcgagcaataacatttcttctcaagatgattttcagtcgaagcgtgaaataacaACGTCTATCTCCGTAAGTTGTATacttattcttcttctcctttcttgtctctgttcaatcgagattgttgatcacaagagaatgatttgtcgtaggactgtaagaagaatgctactcctcataatgcaaggcctaagcggactgttagagctcctgcccggtatggatcggctcatgctgaagctggatcttctttaagtaaacctatgaatcttgagattatactgagtcccgggattaacacttcttcgtttcatcgtatgcggatgtccgtgtcgtcgtcgatgctagacgaagaaagagtggaaagtccgtgaccgtggttgaggttgaggaaagcagtaaccaggcatgtgaagattctgtaggatccgtggagaccggagacggtgtccatgctcgtgaatacccaaccgctggacttttattcgaagccccgttgattaataccttcccagataatgaaatggtcggaggattcgtgattcccaaatgtcatgcatctctgtacaccaagatctggaagaagtataatcacattgccaccacagaagtgtggaaaggttttcttccaacccttttaaccatgGTAGCGGCGTTATTGCCTATCATCGAGGAAAtaaatcagatgcacttgcgagacgtcaaaaaccatgaactgcaccaatgggatgaaatgatctcgaattgtgagatattgcaaTTCAATGTAagatggctccgtcgtcgtcttgagataatcaaggttcataaggcaacagaggctgctgatgcaattttcatgaatgcagctttactggatgaggagaggatactggctctggagtcagcaagggttgagaaagcggtcgaagacttgaaggaaaagactaagatttttcagaagaagcttgacgaggcttcttacagggattatctgttgctggatggtttgctctgagtgagcatttgtggttgttgtttttttgagtaaatctgagtttctagttaggtgaaatagttgatcatggtatgaacgaattttgctcatttatgaaatgtttaatgaacaaaggagcattcgcatgctctttggaggaatgaaattatattttatgaaaatgcttgaaatgatgaagaggtaatttgtttcatggatcaggcataataagctttgagccattttccattgatgatgtttccttcctttcctccattgattgctaaaattttatagtatccgctagacactgctttgataacaacatatgacccttcccatttaggagagaacttaggagcggacatgtcttgttgaatgtgtttttccgtctttaataccaaatctcctacttgaaatgttcgaggtcttaccattttgttgtaggatctggagatcctctgtttgtaagcttccacatatttttccaccttggttctccttgattccggcatatctagctcagcgattcttgatctggagatttcggcctcatcccattgtacaccactggatgctacaatcctggctgagggaactttgatttctgctggaagtatggcgtcggctccatagacaagggaatatggctaattaccgatcgagctccttggtgcagttctgcaagcccatagagccatgggtaattgctcatgccatgatcgaggattgtcatgaatcgtccgactgataatcctgaccaaagtcttgttggtactttctgcttgaccatttccttgtggatagtaaggcgttaagaagatttgtttgatcccatatttattgagcagcttctcaacatcttgattggaaaaaggagtttcgttatctgtgatgatatgcttaggaactccgaatctgtatattatgtgctctttgatgaaggcggcaatcgtaactccagt
This genomic stretch from Papaver somniferum cultivar HN1 chromosome 5, ASM357369v1, whole genome shotgun sequence harbors:
- the LOC113278669 gene encoding uncharacterized protein LOC113278669, which encodes MTFDAEYIEEDMEDHNDPMVLTLLVAGCNIKKILIDVGISINVLFYDIFKRMELNDEQLMSSYYTIYGFNGAPTKPLGDTVLQVDAGPMKVDTRFSVVDAPSPYKAIIGRRWVHKLKGVAATYHQYLRFPTPEGVMEIKGDQVTARECQAMQNQLNNEQDEQRKSRRARNKEAAKEKEIDLYLEEESGRSLTKDSIVLNTEASTSTTKEAEEPTK
- the LOC113278667 gene encoding uncharacterized protein LOC113278667, translating into MAEIKQLKARKVGGRLEEVMREASTTPLTPRLAKALIPQKCPVPTFECYDESSDLAAHLRYYNRILARWEQDDTVLCRYFSSGLKGSTLSWFDNLPPNSINSYVQLTEKFLETYMYNKAVNVRIDKLFLLATAYKETIREYTDRWHIICQAIGNVDPVVNINCYKWVLDKMSPLFVEIHGSVPKTEGDLRVIIEKHARLEEIQRENPRAQAQRSHRTNFVEQASGSKRGGSAERPIDDKRGRRDDRRCDDRKIEDQVFTKLNINYTRILREIKGRENLE